ACGTCAGAACTTGGTGGAAGAAATCTTACAGCTCTCTGCAGATTCTTATTCAGTCGCATCATCTGATAGCACAAGCAGCTGCAGTGAAGACGATAACTACGACTCTGAGTCTGAGTATTCGAACCATGAAAACAGTCGGTTGACAGATCTTCTTGATATGAATAGACCACGTGAGATTCCGGGGTGTGAACCAAAAGTAACAAGCTCTCTTGATTCTCAGCCGGTTAGCTTAATAAAAACTTTGAGGACTGATGGATCGAGGGAGGAGAATACCACTAATTCTCTTTCAGAATTGCATAATGGTGAATATATTCGCCATTTGGTTGAGACAAGGAAAAGCATAAGGAAACCTATAAAAAGatttgtttcctttcagaaagaGGAAAGTTGCATTACCAATGCGGAGGCATCTCTCAGTAGTGAggcagatatttgtttttccgGTTCCAATCATTTGCAAGACAGTTCCCTGTCAGCGAtttgtagtagtagtagtagtagtagtaatagaAATATTAGATATTTGGGGACTGACAGAACACATGAAGGAAAAGGCGATGCAGTAGACGAATATTTCTCAGCAAAACTAGCAGATTCTAGCTCTCAAGAAACTTGTAGGACTTACATGAGCTGTGATTTTATACTACAGAAAGGATCTACGTACGAGCAACGGTGAGATTTTGTACCATTTTCGTGGTTGTAGTTTATAGTGGTAAATGATAGTAACGTAAGTCCCTTTCAATATgatatcatctttttttttattatggcTAGGCTTTCTTAGTATTCAACGGAAATGTTTGCACTAGATTTAGATGCTTGGGCTTCCTTAAAAGTGGGTGATGTGTGAAAAATCATACTTGAATTTTGGTTTGTCATTTTTAACTTCTTAGCTAGTTGAGAAGCATCAGTTCCTACCAGGAAGCTATTTGTTCTCTTCCCTTTTGACAGTATTCTGAAATACAGGGAAGTAGTGTTACTGCTGAGCACCCTAAACAAGCTTTACGTGCTACTCTTGGGTGTGTCTACGAATTATCAAGGTTAGACTAATCAACCGTGTTACCTCTGCCTATCATGTTATAAATTTTGCCGATGCTGAGTTCTTAACGGCCACGGGTCTCTGCAGGGAGCACCATAAGTGTACTGTGTTCCCATGAAATCAGCGACTTACAAGACGTTTCAGTTGGGCTAGGACTTCAGCTTGTGAGGTTGGTCTTTTCTTTTCTGGCTTTTTCGACTTAGTTTATTTGCTCTGAATCTTTCTCGTTCTTTCTGTGTAGGCTACGCTTCTTGGAGGATGCAGAATACATTTTTGTTACGAAGTGCATTGAGAGGACAACCGAGTTACTCAATATCATACAAGTTTTCGATTCTCAGGCTACAAAATTTAAATGCTCTCTGCAGAGGTTAGCTATTAGCTTTCAGTCCAGAAAAAGCTCTGAAACTTTTTGCCGTCATAATTTTTTCTTCCATGTTAATGGCAGTCTGGAGAATATTCAGGTGGATTTGTTTGAGAAAGAAATATGTGGAGGTTTGAAGCTGAGTATATTCCAGTACAGTATTCTCCAGTTTCAGAGCAGTACCCTTGGAGGTATATTTTTCTCTTGTGTATCTCACTATCTAAGTTGAGAAAAATGGTCCACTCTAATTTACATCTTCGTCCCTTAATCCCGACACATGAAATAGTTCTGCAAACTTGTGGTTAGGATAAATCAATTACTTATACTCGCTTTAGCAACCCGCGAAGTATAGGATTCATATCCATAATGTCATGTCCCTTCGTTTTGATCACTCTGGTTCTATTACATATGAGCATTGAGAATATTACCATAAAGAATCTTGTGGGTCCCTTGTTTCAGTTGCATGTTCCGAATAAGGTACACTCTGCATCATGAACAATGAAGCATCACAGTCTCATTAGTCATTACTACATTTATCTATGTTCTATGTGTCCAAAACCTACAATACATCATGCTATGACTGATCGGATACTGAGGTTTTTGTCTGATTGGTTGAACAGAAGTGTCGTGGCTGTGGCGGTCGCTGTTTGTGGCTGATGGGCGTCTCTTTATATGCAATGAAGACTTGGCACAAGTTAGTTCTCAAACAGCATATTCTTCTTCTGCTCCATATTTCTCGCTTTACTCGTGCTGCTCTATTTCTGATATATGTGAGACggtaataagttttttttcacTCTTCGTCCCCTTTTACTCGCACTCTTCATCGAGATGTCATGTTAACTTTCCGTGTACAAACTTGAACATTGTCCTTCTCCAGGTCGTTGAATCGCAAGGCAGGGTTGTGTCACTGAAAATCAAAGAGAACAGAAGTGTGGAATCAGTTGTATGGAAGCTCAAGTGGTGCAGCACTGAGAATGCACTCAAGTTTGTGACTTTGGTAACAGCTCTTCGCCCTGAATCGCCACAATGGCCGTTGGCTGTAAGATACAGAAGATAAGTCTtcgttgtttttcttttgttagttTTACGGACCGGTCATCTTCTCTATGTAGTTATGTATATAGCACACACGGTACATTGTTCATATTCATTTGATTGAATTTGTTTATGCGTTAAAAGCATCGCTGATCTGTGTTTTGTCCGTTATTTCcgtttctatttatttatggGTTAAACATCATCTCTCGACTGAATTTGGTGTCTACATAGCAACAAATATTTGGGCCGGGGGAATAAAATCGTAACAAATGGTATTTACACGCAGACATGAATGTTCAAACCGTTAAAAAAGTACGCAGCAGGCACGTGGATACAGCTTTGGCACagcaaacaaacaacaaactaTGATATGTTGGCTTTGTTCATTAGCAGCTGAACTGATCTCGCTTTGTCCGGACAAGTTCCAGCGGTAATCTTTCCAATGCCAtctgaaaaatgctccaatggaAAAGTTTACTTCCATGACCGAAATCATAAGCGAGGAAAAAATAACACACACGGGAAGATAGAGATTCTTTCTTACCCATAGTCTTGGAGCCGTTGGGTCAGATTTCGGTTGTGCTTTGGCTAGCTTCGACTTGAAACTGATGGTGATGCAGACCTTGAACTCAACTGAGAAGGGACTATTCCACAGGGACATTTTGGACACCAATGATCAAAATCCATCCATCAGTTACTACTATTTAAGGTTTAGAAAGAAGCAAAGAAACTTACCCAGCGAAAATGGATGGACACATCAGAAGCCGAGGAAGTAGAACGTAAATTGGTAGTGTCATCTTACGGCAGACATCTCCATCTGCAATCTGAACATGATAGACGAATAGAATAGAAGCACTGTCTTAGTCTCTTAGCaagaaatttcaaatattatacAACTGTTGCATAAACGAACCTGTGTAGATTGAATCAAAGAGGTCTCAGTAACAATTCTCTCCCCCACAATGATCGACTCAACGCGGAGAAGGTGAATGTCAATAGAAGTAATAGGAACTGAAGATGCTTCCACCGTTAGCTCGCCGCTAAGTGGATCCTGCAAAGAGCATTGAGTTGCTAATTTTCCGGTAACCCGGAAACCACCTAGTGAGATACAATATAGTCCGGTTAGTTCTCTTATTAAAAGATTTACAGAAACGGCAATATCGACAAACCTGTCTTAATCTCGGGAAGTAAAGGATGTCTCTGAGTGTCTTGAGTGATGTAGAAGATAACCATTTCTGGAGGAAGTGGCCTCTCAGGAAGATCAACTTTaaccaaaaatacataaaaagaaTCAATCACAAACATTTTCAAGTTtctccacaaaaaaaaatccagtaCCTCTACCGCTCTCGATTATAAACTCAATTGTTGCAGATAAAGGTTTGTGCAAGTATCCTCGCGGTATATCTGCAGTAAGTAGGTACTGTCACAGATAATTTTGGGATCAATTCTCCAGATGAAAAGCCACTAATCCATTTCAGAAAAGAACAGAAAAGCAAATACTAACTTGGATGTTGATATTAGTTCCATGAAACGTCTCATAGAACTTTTCTGCAATGCTTTCCCCAGGCTCCCTCAGATTCACAGAGAAAGGAATCTACTACCATACACAAAACAAAGTTTCAATATTTGGATTCTGAAGCTTgcttaaaattattgaaaaaaaaactctacCTCTGTAGTTCCGGGAGGGATCCTCCCAGAAGATCTGACCTCGATCGTCTTCTTTCtatgacaaaaagaaaagttcaAGAAACGAAGCAGTCAAAACTccaagtttcttttttttttttaatttataattggcTTAGGGAAATGCTTACAGTATCTGAATGGGTTTGATGACGCCATAGAAAGACTCTATAACTCCAGCTGATCCTCCACGTAcctgatgaggaagaagagattTATTTAAGTCGAAATTGAAACTGAAACAAGGCTAATTTGTGAAACCTGCAGATTGACTGATCCATTTATGGATAAACGTATCGCTTGGTGAGAAATCGAATTGGGAGATTTTATCACGATTTTTCCTTCCACTGCCTCCTGTGTAACAATTGAATTTCAAAATTCCTTctctataataattttataaggaAGAGATTCGAGACTTACTGAAGAGCGATAAATACGATTTGACCGAGAAAGCTTGACGGTCACCGTCGTCATTGGAATCAATCACCCCAACTGAGCAAGGAGGAGAGACGGGTTTTGTTTGTGGTTTATTTCAAAGGCGAAATGATTAAGACGGCAAGAAGTTCTCTCTATAATAAGACAAACAGCATGGTGTCTCTTAGGTGGGTGTTTTACAATGACAGGTAGTTAGCGTTTACAAGTTGGAAACTGTATCAAGTCTAGTTTAATTCTCTCTTGCTTACGGAATAAAATCAGAGTGTGATGATCAATGT
The Raphanus sativus cultivar WK10039 chromosome 1, ASM80110v3, whole genome shotgun sequence DNA segment above includes these coding regions:
- the LOC108832875 gene encoding uncharacterized protein LOC108832875 isoform X1; this encodes MTTVTVKLSRSNRIYRSSEAVEGKIVIKSPNSISHQAIRLSINGSVNLQVRGGSAGVIESFYGVIKPIQILKKTIEVRSSGRIPPGTTEIPFSVNLREPGESIAEKFYETFHGTNINIQYLLTADIPRGYLHKPLSATIEFIIESGRVDLPERPLPPEMVIFYITQDTQRHPLLPEIKTGGFRVTGKLATQCSLQDPLSGELTVEASSVPITSIDIHLLRVESIIVGERIVTETSLIQSTQIADGDVCRKMTLPIYVLLPRLLMCPSIFAGPFSVEFKVCITISFKSKLAKAQPKSDPTAPRLWMALERLPLELVRTKRDQFSC
- the LOC108832875 gene encoding uncharacterized protein LOC108832875 isoform X2; translation: MTTVTVKLSRSNRIYRSSAVEGKIVIKSPNSISHQAIRLSINGSVNLQVRGGSAGVIESFYGVIKPIQILKKTIEVRSSGRIPPGTTEIPFSVNLREPGESIAEKFYETFHGTNINIQYLLTADIPRGYLHKPLSATIEFIIESGRVDLPERPLPPEMVIFYITQDTQRHPLLPEIKTGGFRVTGKLATQCSLQDPLSGELTVEASSVPITSIDIHLLRVESIIVGERIVTETSLIQSTQIADGDVCRKMTLPIYVLLPRLLMCPSIFAGPFSVEFKVCITISFKSKLAKAQPKSDPTAPRLWMALERLPLELVRTKRDQFSC